One segment of Meriones unguiculatus strain TT.TT164.6M chromosome X, Bangor_MerUng_6.1, whole genome shotgun sequence DNA contains the following:
- the Sms gene encoding spermine synthase, giving the protein MAAARHSTLDFTLGAKADGEAILKGLQSIFQEQGMAESVYTWQDHGYLATYTNKNGSFANLRIYPHGLVLLDLQSYDSDVQGKQETDSLLNKIEEKMKELSQDNTGRVKRLPPIVRGGAIDRYWPTADGRLVEYDIDEVVYDEDSPYQNIKILHSKQFGNILILSGDVNLAESDLAYTRAIMGSGKEDYSGKDVLILGGGDGGILCEIVKLKPKMVTMVEIDQMVIDGCKKYMRRTCGDVLDNLKGDCYQVLIEDCIPVLKRYAKEGREFDYVINDLTAVPISTSPEEDSTWEFLRLILDLSMKVLKQDGKYFTQGNCVNLTEALSLYEEQLGRLYCPVEFSKEIVCVPSYLELWVFYTVWKKAKP; this is encoded by the exons ctgatggagaggccattCTGAAAGGCCTTCAGTCCATTTTTCAGGAGCAGGGAATGGCTGAGTCAGTGTACACCTGGCAGGACCATGGCTATTTAGCAACTTACACGAACAAAAATGGCAG ctttgCCAATTTGAGAATTTACCCACATGGATTGGTGTTGCTGGACCTTCAGAGTTACGACAGTGATGTGCAAGGCAAACAGGAAACTGACAGT CTTTtgaacaaaatagaagaaaagatgaaagaacTGAGTCAAGACAATACTGGGCGAGTTAAGCG ATTACCACCCATAGTCCGAGGAGGGGCCATTGACAGATACTGGCCTACTGCTGATGGGCGCCTGGTTGAGTACGACATAGATGAAGTGGTGTATGATGAAGATTCACCTTACCAGAACATTAAAATTCTGCACTCAAAGCAGTTTGGGAATATTCTCATCCTCAGTGGGGACGTTA ATTTGGCAGAGAGTGACTTGGCGTATACCCGGGCCATCATGGGCAGTGGTAAAGAAGATTACAGTGGCAAAGATGTACTGATTCTGGGAGGCGGAGATGGAGGCATATTATGTGAAATTGTCAAACTGAAACCAAAGATGGTCACGATGGTAGAA ATTGACCAAATGGTAATTGATGGATGTAAGAAATACATGCGAAGAACATGTGGAGATGTCTTAGACAATCTTAAAGGAGACTGCTATCAG GTTCTCATAGAGGATTGTATTCCAGTACTGAAGAGGTACGCCAAAGAAGGGAGAGAGTTTGATTATGTGATTAACGATTTGACAGCTGTCCCGATCTCTACATCTCCAGAAGAAG ATTCCACATGGGAGTTTCTCAGACTCATTCTTGACCTGTCAATGAAGGTTCTGAAACAAGATGGGAAGTACTTCACACAG GGGAACTGTGTCAATTTGACTGAAGCCCTGTCGCTCTATGAAGAACAGCTGGGGCGCCTGTATTGTCCTGTGGAATTTTCAAAAGAGATTGTCTGTGTCCCTTCATACTTGGAATT GTGGGTATTTTACACTGTTTGGAAGAAAGCTAAGCCTTAA